The genome window CCAATTCGCTGGCCCGATCAGGCAGACAGTGAATCGTCTTCAACGCCAAGGTATGCCTCTATCACCTCCGAATCGTTCCGGATCGTCTCTGGAGCACCCTGGGCGATCCTGCGGCCGTAATTCAAAACGACGATCTGATCGGCCAGGCCCATGATCAGCGGCATCGTGTGCTCGACGAGCAAGACCGTTATTCCGAGGTCAACGATCTGCCTGATAAGTTGCGTCAGGTCAAGGCGCTCGCGGTCGTTCATGCCGGCCGCCGGCTCGTCCAGGATCAACAGCTCCGGCTGGGTCGCCAGCGCGCGCGCGATCTCCAGCCGCCGCTGGTCGCCGTAGGAGAGGTTCTTGGCCTCCGTGTAGGCCAGGTTTCCGAGGCCGACGAATTCGAGCTGACGAAATGAATTGGCGATGATCGCTCGTTCTTCCGCCTGCTGCCTGGGGGTGCGAAACACGATTCCGAGCACACTGGCGCGGCTGCGCGAGTGACATCCCGCCATCACGTTCTCGATCACGGACATGGTGCCGAACAGGCGGATCGATTGGAAGGTGCGGGCTATCCCCGCATCCACGATCCGGCTGGGCCGCCAGTGATGGATCGGCCGGCCCTTGAACAGGATTTCGCCCCGGTCCGGTCGGGTGAACCCGGTGATGAGGTTGAACACGGTCGATTTGCCCGCGCCGTTGGGCCCGATCAGGGCAGTCACCCGACCGGCCTCGATCACGAAGTCCAAGTCGTCGACAGCGGCCAACCCCCCGAAATGCTTGGTGAGGTTGCGGACCTGTAGGAGTGGGCCCGTCGCCGCTCCGGGTCGGGTGACCCGGGTCGCGCCCCGGCCGCCGAGGTGGTCGGCGGCGCCTCCGCCCCGCGCGTACCGACGCACCTTGTTCGGCCACAGCCCTTGAGGCCGGTAGATCATCATCCCGATCAGTACGATGCCGAAGACGATGAACCGGTAATCCTGCAGCCCCCGCAGCGCTTCGGGCAGCACGATCATCGCGGCGACGCCGACGAAGACGCCAGGCAATCGACCCGATCCGCCGATGAGGACGATGATCAGGACGGTCACCGACTCCCAGACCGAGAAGCTGTCCGGTGTGACGACCGACAGGATGGCGGCAAACATGACTCCGGCCAAGCCGGCGCAGGTCGCGCCCAGGCCGAAGGCCAAGAGCTTGGTGGTTACCAGGTTGATACCGACGGCTTCGGCCGCGATCTCGTTGTCACGGATGCACATCCATGCGCGGCCCAATCTGGAGTTGCCGAGGCGGGCCACCGCGATCAGAATCAACACGGTCGCGGGAAGCACCAGGTAGTACTGCTGCATCGGTTCGACCAGATCGATGCCGAAGAAGTTGGCGGCGGGTACGCCGACCACGCCGTTCGGTCCTCCGGTCAGCCAGTCGAGGTTGCGCACGCTGAGGCGGATGATCTCGCCGAAGCCCAGCGTGACCACGGCCAGGTAGTCCGCGCGCATCCGCAGCACCGGAAAGCCCAGCAGCGCTCCCGCCAAGCCGGCCAGAATCGCTCCGACCGGCAGCAGCAGCCAGAAGCTGATTCCGTAGTGAGTGGCCAGCAGCGCCGAACTGTAGGCACCGATCGCGTAGAAGGCTATGTACCCGAGGTCGATCAACCCCGTGTAGCCGACCACGATCTCCATGCCCGAGGCCAACATGATGTAGAGGCTCGCTTCGACGCAGATCGCCAGCACATAGTTGTTGGGTACGAGCAGCGGAAAAGCCGCGGCGACGGCAATCAGCAGGCCGGTCCGCCGGCGGCTGTGGCCGGCCCCCACCAACGGCAACCTCGACGTCCTCTCACCCAGCGCTTGCAGCATCCCCACCATCAGAGCTTCTCGACCACTCGCTCGCCGAACAGACCCCACGGTCGGAAGAGGAGCATCAGGATGAGGACGACGAAGGCTATGGCGTCGGTCCATTCCGAAGATACGTAGCCGGCGACCAACGCCTCCACCACCCCCAGCGCGAAGCTCATGAGGACCGCGCCCAGGATGTTGCCCATGCCTCCGAGGACAGCGGCGGTGAAGGCTTTAAGGACCGCCTCGAAGCCCATCAGATAGTTGAGGGCGCCGTACTGCAATCCATACATCACGCCGGCCACGCCACACAGACCTGAGCTCAAGACGAAGGCGATCACGATCACCCGGTTGACATTTATGCCCATGAGCAGGGCTGTGCCGGGATCGAGACCGATCGCTCGCATGGCCTTGCCGACATTGGTTCGCTGGACGTAGAGATGGCAGCCGATCATGAACACCAGCGAGGTGATCACGATCACGATCTGCGCGGGCGTGATCACGAGCCCGGCAAACAGGAACTTGGCGTACGGCAGGATGGCTGGGAACTGTGGGTATCCCTTGCCCCAGACGATCATCACTATGTTCTGGAGTAAGAGCGAGACGCCGAGGGAGGTCATGAGCAGTGGGACCTTCTCGTTGCGGCCGATCGGCCTGAACGCGAACCGTTCCGAAAGGACGCCGCTGACCACCGAGCCGGCGACCGCGGCGACGAGGGCGAGGCCGACCAGCAAGAAAAGGGGCAGGTGCAGCCATGACCCGGTGGAGATGATGGCGGTCATGCCGAAAAAGGCGCCGACGGTGAAGTAGTCGCCGTGGGCGAAGTTGATCAGCTTCATGACGCCGAAGACGATCGTGAAGCCGATCGCGACGAGGGTATAGCGCGCCCCCGTCGTGACGCCGTTGACGAGTTGCTGCCCGAACAGCGACAGCCCCCCGCCGCCCAGGACGCCAAACATGTAGCCAGCTAGCACGGCCCATCTCCTTGCAGAACGGTCATTGGCCCCCCGCCGCCTGACCCGGCGATCCCGCGGGGCCCGGCATGTGATGTATCATATGGAATATGATGTATCATACGGCGTATGCGAGCGCAATTATAGGGTGAGCTGCAAGTGATCGCAGCTGACGCCAGGGCTGCCATCAAGCGCCTTGCTCGCTTGAACGCCTTCATCGCCCTCACGGATGAGGACGGCGAAGGTCCCTTGGTGGCGGTCAAGGACGTGGTCGACGTCCAGGGCATGCTCACCACCACTGGCGCCAGCGCGCGCGGCCTGCGCCCCGCCGCCGAGGATGCGGACGTCATCCGGGCGATCCGATCGGGCGGTTGCCTGGTGATCGGCAAGACCAACTTGAGCGTCAACGTCGCCTGCGCCAATCCGCACTACGGCCGGGTCCTCAATCCACGCGATGAGCGGCGGATCACAGGTGGGTCCTCCGGCGGCTCGGCCGCGGCGGTCGCGGCCGGTCTCTGCTCGTGGGCGATCGGTACCGACACGGGTGGCTCGGTGCGCATGCCCGCGTCGCTATGCGGAGTGGTCGGGTTCAAGCCGACGCTCGGCCTCGTCAGCACCCAGGGCGTCAGTGTCCTCAGTCCGACTCTGGACACAGTCGGGGTGCTGGCTCCAGGCGTCCGGACCGCGGCGTCGGCGATCGCGCTGATGTCGGGCCGCCCGGAGCTCGTGTCAGAGGAGGTTGGCCCGGCGTTCGGGAGCTACCGACTGGGCGTGCCCAGCCGGTGGCTGACCGGCCTCGACCACGATGTGGCCCGAGCCTGGCGCGGCTTGGAGACCAACGCTGAAGAGGTGGCGGTGCCCGATCTCGAGCGGATGGTCGCGACTCACAAGCGCATCGTGCGGCCAGAGGCCGTCCTCACGTATCGGGATCGGCTGTCCGGGGACGCCGACTACCACGACCAGGAGGTTCAGGAGTATCTCGAGATCGGGCTTCGCCTTGGCGCCGTGGACTACCTCCAAGCGCGGAGGGAGCGCGAGCGGATTTGCCATGAGGTCGAAGTCGCGATGCTCGGCCTGGATGCGCTGATC of bacterium contains these proteins:
- a CDS encoding ATP-binding cassette domain-containing protein; protein product: MDRRHSLRRPHPDAPLPTVGSVRRASGREALMVGMLQALGERTSRLPLVGAGHSRRRTGLLIAVAAAFPLLVPNNYVLAICVEASLYIMLASGMEIVVGYTGLIDLGYIAFYAIGAYSSALLATHYGISFWLLLPVGAILAGLAGALLGFPVLRMRADYLAVVTLGFGEIIRLSVRNLDWLTGGPNGVVGVPAANFFGIDLVEPMQQYYLVLPATVLILIAVARLGNSRLGRAWMCIRDNEIAAEAVGINLVTTKLLAFGLGATCAGLAGVMFAAILSVVTPDSFSVWESVTVLIIVLIGGSGRLPGVFVGVAAMIVLPEALRGLQDYRFIVFGIVLIGMMIYRPQGLWPNKVRRYARGGGAADHLGGRGATRVTRPGAATGPLLQVRNLTKHFGGLAAVDDLDFVIEAGRVTALIGPNGAGKSTVFNLITGFTRPDRGEILFKGRPIHHWRPSRIVDAGIARTFQSIRLFGTMSVIENVMAGCHSRSRASVLGIVFRTPRQQAEERAIIANSFRQLEFVGLGNLAYTEAKNLSYGDQRRLEIARALATQPELLILDEPAAGMNDRERLDLTQLIRQIVDLGITVLLVEHTMPLIMGLADQIVVLNYGRRIAQGAPETIRNDSEVIEAYLGVEDDSLSA
- a CDS encoding branched-chain amino acid ABC transporter permease codes for the protein MFGQQLVNGVTTGARYTLVAIGFTIVFGVMKLINFAHGDYFTVGAFFGMTAIISTGSWLHLPLFLLVGLALVAAVAGSVVSGVLSERFAFRPIGRNEKVPLLMTSLGVSLLLQNIVMIVWGKGYPQFPAILPYAKFLFAGLVITPAQIVIVITSLVFMIGCHLYVQRTNVGKAMRAIGLDPGTALLMGINVNRVIVIAFVLSSGLCGVAGVMYGLQYGALNYLMGFEAVLKAFTAAVLGGMGNILGAVLMSFALGVVEALVAGYVSSEWTDAIAFVVLILMLLFRPWGLFGERVVEKL
- a CDS encoding amidase, which produces MQVIAADARAAIKRLARLNAFIALTDEDGEGPLVAVKDVVDVQGMLTTTGASARGLRPAAEDADVIRAIRSGGCLVIGKTNLSVNVACANPHYGRVLNPRDERRITGGSSGGSAAAVAAGLCSWAIGTDTGGSVRMPASLCGVVGFKPTLGLVSTQGVSVLSPTLDTVGVLAPGVRTAASAIALMSGRPELVSEEVGPAFGSYRLGVPSRWLTGLDHDVARAWRGLETNAEEVAVPDLERMVATHKRIVRPEAVLTYRDRLSGDADYHDQEVQEYLEIGLRLGAVDYLQARRERERICHEVEVAMLGLDALILPTTPCVAPVYEEGVHPDDDLLRFARPFNVTGQPAISVPVPGTGLPVGIQLVGRFGEDAKLLQMAQALEQLLLATFPEGGTSPR